The segment TGTTGGCGTGCGAGCTGGCGTTGGCGGGGATCGACGTCGTCATCGTCGAACGATGCGCCAGTCAGGGCGTCGACGGATCACGAGCCGGGGGTCTTCACTCCCCGCCCCATCAAGGTGCTCGATCAGCGTGGCATCGTGGAACCATTCTCTCGGGGGGCAAGAACAGCCGAGCGTGAGCTACTCCATGGTCCTTGGACATCAGCGACTTCTTCACCCGCCACAACTACTTGCTCGCGCTCTGGCAGAGCCGACTTCGAGCCCTCTTGGCCGGCTGGGTCGGTGAGCTAGGGATTCCGACCCCCCGGGCTGCGGGGTGGTGGCCTTCGCTCAGGACGACACCGGCGCGTGTCCCAACATCCGGCCCAACAAACTCGTCCGGCGATGTCCGCCAACGTCCTTGACCTCTCTGGTGGAATCTCACAATGTCCTTTTCCCACATGGGTTCTGCGACACCAGGGGAGCGGCGAGGAGCGCTCGCAGCGGCTCAGATCGGACTCATGATCCCTCGGTCGCTGGTTCGATCCCAGCCGGGCCCGCCTCGTGACCCGGTCGTCGTGGTCAGCGGACGTCAGCGGCCGGCGATGTAGGCGTTGCGGAGCACCGATGCCTCCAGCTCCATCTCCTCGAGCCGGTGCTTCAACAGGTCGCCGATGCTGACCAGGCCGACGAGATGCTCCCCGTCGACGACGGGGAGGTGGCGGTGACGGGTGCGCGTCATCGTCGCCATGGCGTCACGGATCGAGCTGTCCGGGCGGCAGGTCACCGCCGGGGACATGACCTTGGCCACGGGCATCTCGATCAGCCGGGGGCCGTGGTGGGCGAGGGCACGGACGACGTCACGCTCGGCGAGGACGCCGTCGACCCGCCGCCCGTCGGGCGAGACGACGAGGGCGCCGATGCGCTTGTCGCTCAGCCGGTGGATGGCGAGCCCGACCGGCGCGTCGGGCCGGATCGTCTCGACCGAGCCGCCCTTCGCCTCGAGGATGCCGACGACGTTCATGGGCGGACCTCCCTGCTCGCGGACCTGTGCCCATCGTCCCTCGGAACCGGCGCCGCGACAATCCCCCTGGCGAGGAAACCCCGCGACGGCGTCGGGCCGCGTGCGACAATGGAGGTGTGAGGCAACGGGGGGTTGCATGTCCCTCCCCCGGGCAACCGGTCGTTGTATTGTCCTGCCGAAGTTGTTTACTTCCCCCATTCCGGGGGTGACCGCGGAACCGACCGACCACGACCACAAGGACACGCGACCACAATGGCGAAGAAGGCTGCACCGGCAAAGGCGGCGGCACGACGGACGGGTATGAGCGACCGGCACAAGGCGGCGCTCGCGGAGGGACGCGAGCAGGGGCGCGCCGTGCGGCGTTATCTCGAGGCGCTCGAGCAGAACCGCCCGAAGCGGGGACGCAAGCGGACGCGGGAATCGGTGGAGCGGCGCCTGGCCGCGGTGGAGGAGCAGCTGGCTGCCGCCGAGCCGTTGGGGCGGCTCCATCTCATCCAGGAGCGCATCGACCTCCAGGAGGAGCTCTCGGGGATGACCGGCGACGGCGTCGATCTGGGCGCCCTCGAGGACGCGTTCGTGAAGGCGGCGCCGGGCTACGGGGCCCGTCGGGGGATCACCTATTCAGCGTGGCGGGCGGCGGGCGTGCCGCCCGCCGTCCTGCGCCGGGCCGGCATCGGTCGCTCCTCGTAGCTGGAGGCTTGGGCGTCGCCCGCCGGCGTGACGGTGTTCGCGCCCTCGTCTCAGGAAGATGCCGCGTCGCCTGCCGCCAGGCGCGGCCGGCGACTGCCGACGCGGCCGAGGGCGATGGCGAGCGCCTCGACCGCCCGACCCGTGAGGTCGTTCGGGCGAACGCCGTTGGCCGTCTCCAGGCGCTCCAGCGCCCGGCGCACGGCGATGGGGGCGGCCGGCGTGGCGCCCGCCATGGCAACCAGTGAGTCGGCGGCGAGGTCGGCGCTGACATCGGGCCGCAGCGCCAGGGCGAGGGCCCGCGCCTGAAGTCGGTGGTCGAGGTCGGAGCGGGCTCGGGGCGCACCTCTCGCGTCGTCCAGGGCTCTCGGCATCGAGACCTTCCGTGTCGGCCCTGGCGCGGACCAGAGCAGCGCTCATCTGTCCACCAGCGTCCGGGGGCGAATGGGCGGCGGATTGCGACAATGGCGACCGTACCAAGGCGGTTTGAACGACACAAGTCGACATTGCGGTCACGCCCTATCCAAGTGGATGGATGCCGCGAATGCCGCGGACGCCGTCGCACGACGCCGTCCGACAGGGAGGGGTCCCGGGAGGCGGTCCGGCCGCCGGCGCCCCGGCGACGGTCGGGCGGCCGCCGCGGCGGCCGGCTGTCAGCGCGGGGTCCCCAGTCGCAGGCTCGGTCGGGTAGGCGCCCGCTCGCAGGTCGACCGCGACGGGCAGCCCGGGCAGGTCGCCGGGTTCACCCGGTCGATCCAGCCGAGCGCCAGGTGCCAGCAGGAGCCGCAGTCGCGGCAGAGCAGGTTGGTCTCCTCGCCGTCGAAGGTGGGTGACAGTCGGCCGTTGCCGCACGTGGGACAAGGCCCGATCCGTCCGGCGAGCATTCGGGGGTTGGTGTCCACGGACCAAGTGTTCCGCGCCTGCGATCTTCCTCCCAGGGCCCTCCGTCGGCTCGGCACAGGACCTTCGGCACTGGGCCGCCTCCGCATCGGGGGCACAGAATCGTTGGCGGAAAAGGAGCTTCGCATGTCCGACAGCCTCGGCTACCTGATGTTCCTCGCCGCGACGTGGTTCGCCGTCGGCGTCGCGCTCTCCGTCGCCATGGGCCGGCGCGGGCACAACAGCTTCGGCTGGTTCGTGCTCGGCTCGGTCCTGGGCCCGCTCGCCGTGGTGCTCGCCCTCGACGCCCGGCGCCACGGCGAGGACTTCGAGCACGGGCCCGTCCACGTGGGCGAGCCCGGCACCGCCGGCTCGGGACCGGTCGACGTCCTCGTCGGCTACGACGCCTCGTCGGCCTCGTCGGCCTCTCCGGCCTCGTCGGCCTCGTCGGCCTCGTCGGCCTCGTCGGCTTCGTCGGCCTCGGTGGCCGCCCTCGACGCCGCGGTCGCCCTCCTCGGCGACCGCATCGGCCGACTGACGGTGGCCACCGTGGTGCCGTACGGGGGCGCCAGGGACCAGGAGACGGACGCGACCGACCGCCTGCGCCGGCTGGCCCGCCGCAACCCGCAACGGGCGCCGGAGCTGGAGATCCTCCACGGCCATCCCTCGACCGCTCTCGCCCGATGCGCGGTGGAGAACGGCTACCAGCTGGTCGCCGTGGGCAGGCGCGGCGCCGGGATCACCAAGGCCATCCTCGGCAGCGCGGCTTCGGAACTGGCCCGGGACAGCATGGTGCCGGTACTCCTGGTCGGGGGCCACCCCGTCGACGTCCCGGACGCCGCCGACTTCGCCGTCGCCGCCTCGTGAGCTGAACCGGCCACGGGCCGGTCCTCCCGGCGCCCGGGCCGCGCCCGCAGCACCCTCGCCGGCGGTGCCGGCCCCGCGTGCGCGCCGGCGCGCCCGGCGACGGTCACGGCGACGGCCGGAGCGCAGCGGGGGTGCCAGGGGCAATGGCACCCGGGGCGCTCATCGGCCGGCGCCGTGAGCGGGGCACGCCGGGTCGACGGGTCGGGACAGGTGGCCCGAAACGTCTGACCGGCGCCCCGCGGACGGGGACGGGCGGCGCCTTCCTGCCCGATGGGTTCATGGCGGTACGCCCCCTCCGTCTCGTCACCTCCATCCTGGGGCGCAGCGCGGCCCGGTTCGAGTGCCGTTGGTCCGGACGGGCCGGGCCGTACGTCCCGATCCGGCCACTCGGCGGCGTCGGCCGGGTGCCGGCGGGCCGAAGGTCCCGAGTCGGCCGTGCGCGGGCCCGCCCACGTCGGGACGTTCGGCACTGGGAGGCGGGGGTGCGGGACGGGCACGATTGCGTTCGTGAGACGGACGGTGGAGCTGTCGACAGGACTTCGGGCACCCATGGCCCGCGCTGGCGAGGTGCTGGTCGCCGAGCCGGCCAGCGTGGTCACCGACGACAGCACGCCCGACGAGCGGCGCCTGCGCCGCCTGAACACGACGCTCGGCATCGACCTCGGTCCCGCCGGCCGGCTCGAAGCGCGGGTGGTCGTCGAGATGGGCACCGCCCGAGCGGACGTCGACCGGACCACCATCGCCGTGCGCTGGCACGCCGCCGGCTGGGAGCGCATGTTCCCGGCGTTCGCCGGGGTGCTCGAGGCCCGCAAGGAGGGCGAGGCCGCCGCCCTGGTGCTGCGGGGGACGTACACGGTGCCCCTCGGGCCGCTGGGCGGCTTCGGCGACGGCCTGGCCGGCCGCAGGGTGGCCGGCCGGTCCCTGACCGCCTTCCTGGAGCAGGCCGCCCGCCGCCTCGACGCCGAGGTCGACCGCCGGTACTCGGCGGCGGCAGCCCCGTCGCTCTCGCCGTACCTCGTCGCACTCCGCGAGCTCGGCTCGGGCTACCCGGTCGGGTGACGGGATGCCCGTGGCGGACCTCGATCGACCTCCGTGGATCGAGTACCTGGGCCCGGCGGAGTGCTGGAAGCTGCTGTCGCTGCACCCCGTCGGCCGGGTCGGCGTCATCGTCGACAGCGTGCCGGAGATCTACCCCGTGAACCACGTGGTCGACCGGCAGTCGGTCGTCTTCCGGACCGACGCCGGCAACAAGCTCCGCGGGCTGGCGCTCACGCCGGCCGTGTGCTTCGAGGCCGACGGGATCAACCTCGACGACTGCACCGGCTGGAGCGTGCTCGTGAAGGGCCGGGCGGTGGAGGTCACGGCGCCGGAAGAGCGGTCGCAGGTCGCCGCCCTGCCGCTGCGCTCGTGGGCCTCCGACGCCAAGCCGCACTGGGTCCGCATCGTCGCCCGCGAGATCACCGGCCGTCGGATCCACCGCCACGGCGGTTGACCACCGCCGGGTCGCACGCCGGGCGGACCGGCCCGGCGCACGATCGGCGTGCGCAGGCCGCTTACGACTCGGCCCGGCGGGTCATGGCGAAGATGTGCTGGGCGTTGGCGGCGTCGAACGCCAGGTCGACGCCCGACCCGTCGGGCAGCGGCAGGCGGGTGATGAACTCGAAGAAGGACCCGGGTACGTGGCGGACGACGGGCGCGCCGTCGTCACCCCGGAGCTCCCGCTCGACGATGGCGGCCCGGTGGGCCGTCTGGAGGATGCGTCCCGACCGGGACACCTCCACGTCGTCCTTGACGGGACGGCCGGCCCGGCGCTCGGCGTCGGCCAGCGCCACCACGTCGGGCACCCGGTCGGTGGCGTGGTTGAACACCGTCCCCTCGGTGGCGATCCACGCCATCTCCGCCGACTCGCCGAGCAGCAGCTCGTAGTCCGCCACGGCGGGCGCCCGGTGCTGGCGACGGAAGCACGCCAGGAGGAAGGGCAGCAGGGCCCGGGCGCGGTCGAGGCCCAGCGAACCGTCGGTGGCGAGGGCGGCGAGGTCGGCCGCGTCGTCGTCGGTGAGCGGGTCATGCGACGTGGCGAGCACCCGGGCGGCCGCCTCCTGGAACGGGGCGGAGAACCGGTCGGCGTGCAGCTCGCTGACGAAGTACTGCGGGACGTCCTCGGGCAGGTCGAGGTGGCACCACGACCGACCCGTCATGCGCAGGGCGTTCAGCTCGTAGGTGTCCCTGTGGGCATAGCCCAGGGCGGCGAGGGCCCGGGTGACGCTCTCCTGCCCCTCCGGCAGGTCGCCGCATGCGACACCACGCACCGTCCGCACGGCGCCGTGGTCCAGGAACACCTTGTCGTGCGCCGCCAGCTTGTCGTGCACGTAGGCGGCTCCGGTGGGGACGGCGTGCAGCAGGTCGTCCATCAGCAGCACGGCGAGGGCCTGGGCGACGACCACCCGGGGCACGGCGCCGTCCTCCTCCGGTGGGACGAGGAGGACGGGGTGGAGCACCATGCCCCGCAGGAGCCCGGTCGCCCGGTCGTCGCCGATCGAGGCGGCGACCAGCGCGTGGAGGGCGGAGCCGTCCATCTCGCTCACGCCGCCATCGCCGAGGCGTCGAAGAGCCGGCCGGTGGAGGTGGCGAGGAAGTCGCCGTAGTCGACATCCTCCTGGCGGATCAGGCCGGCCGCCGGGAGCTTCCCCGCCGCCACCAGCTCGACCACCGCGCATGCCGAGGCGGCCGTCGTCCACGAGATCGCACGCCAGCGCCGGCCGTCGATCGTCAGCGGCTCGAAGGAGCGCACGAACTGCTCGCGGACGAACCGGCCGTCCCGCGTGCCCTCGGCCGCCACGTAGAGGTAGACGACGTCGTCGTCGACGGGCGGCTTGGCGTCGACCAGGATCCGGCCCGCCAGCGCCCGGTCCTTGCGCAGGTGCAGCTCGTCGAAGAAGAACCGCATGAGCTGGCAGTGGCCCGGATAGCGGAGCGTCTTGTAGTCCATGTGGTCGACCCGCCCCTCGAAGGTGCGGCACATCGTCCCGAGCCCTCCCGACGTGGCGAACGCCTCCAGCTGGGTGCCTCCGATCCACACCGTCTCCAGGTCGCTCATGGCGGGGACCAGTCGGACGGCTCCGTCGCGGATCACCTCGCAGTCGTTCAGGTACTCGTTCACCACGCCCTCGGGCGACCAGTTGAAGGCGTAACCCAGCAGGCCGCTCGGGTGGCGGGGAAGGGCGCCCACCTTCATCTCCAGCGAGTGGGCCCGGTCCAGGCCACGGGCCAGCGAGGCGCCCACGATGGCGATGAGCCCGGGGGCCAGCCCACACGAGGGCGCGAACGCCGTGCCGGCCCCGTCGGCCAGCTCCGCCACCCGCGAGGCGCTGGTGGTGTCCTCCGAGAGGTCGAAGTAGTGGGCGCCCACGTCGGCCGCCGCCCGGGCGACGGGCAGGTTGAGCCGGTAGGGCAGGGCGGCGACGACGGCGTCGGCGCCGGCCAGCGCGGTGCGCACGGCCACGGGGTCGTCCACGTCGAGCGCCGTGACGGGGAACGGCATGCCGGGACGGGGCGACTGGTCGGCGCCGGTGACGCCGTGGCCGGCGCCGTGCAGGAGGCGCGCGAGCAGCTCGCCGACTATCCCGAGCCCGATCACCACCACCCGGTCGAGCACCGTGCCCACGTCGGCCATGGTACGGGTGCCCGCCTCCCCTGACGCGAGCAGCCGTTCCCACGGCACGGGGGCCCGGACGACGGCGGGACTGCCATCATGGAGGGCGATGGCCGTCGGCGCACGCTCTGCCGGGCCGCCAGCCGCGCCACCCCCGACCGACGAGCTGGTGGAAGCGGCTCGGGCCGCGTTCGGCCAGCTGGGCGTCCCGTGGCCCGATGGGCGCGGTGCGGGCGCCGTCGTGGCCGTCGTCGCCCGCACGCCCGTCACCGGCGGAGCGCTCGCCCGCCTTCCCGCCGCGACGCCCGACGACGTCGACACCGCGGTGCAGCGGGCGGCGGAGGTCTCCGCCGAGTGGCGGGCGGTCCCCGCCCCGCGGCGCGGCGAGGTCGTGCGCCTCCTGGGCGAGCAGCTGCGCCGCCACCACGGCCCGCTCGCCGAGCTGGTGACCCTGGAGGCGGGCAAGATCCGCTCCGAGGCGCGGGGCGAGGTCCAGGAGATGATCGACATGTGCGACTTCGCCGTCGGTCTCTCCCGCCAGCTGTACGGGCTCACCATGCCGTCCGAGCGGCCGGGCCACCGGATGGCGGAGGTGTGGCACCCGCTCGGCGTGTGCGGGGTCATCACGTCGTTCAACTTCCCGGTGGCGGTGTGGGCGTGGAACGCGGCGATCGCCCTGGTCTGCGGCGACCCGGTGGTGTGGAAGCCGTCCGAGAAGACGGCGCTCACCGCGCTGGCGTGCGCCGCGCTGGTCGACCGGGCGGCTGTCGCCGCCGGCGCTCCCGAGGGCCTGTGCCAGGTCCTGCTCGGCGGGCCCGAGGTGGGGGAGCGGCTGGCCTCGTCGCCCTCCGTCCCGCTCGTCTCCGCCACCGGTTCCACCCGCATGGGCCGGGCCGTGGCGCCCCGGGTGGCGGCCCGCTTCGGGCGGTGCCTGCTGGAGCTGAGCGGGAACAACGGTGCCGTCGTCGCCCCGTCCGCCGACCTCGACCTGGCCGTGCGGGCGGTGGCGTTCGCCGCCGCCGGCACCGCCGGCCAGCGCTGCACGACGCTGCGCCGCCTCATCGTCCACCGGTCGCGCCACGACGAGCTGGTCGAGCGGCTGATCGCCGCCTACCGCACCCTCCCGGTGGGGAGCCCCCTGGACGAGGCCACGCTCGTCGGCCCGCTGGTCGACGGTGCCGCGTACGCGGCGATGGTGTCGGCGCTCGCCCGCGTCGCCGAGGAGGGCGGCACCGTCGTCTCCGGGGGCGAGCGGGAGCTGGAGGACGAGGCCCCCGAGGCGTTCTACGTCCGGCCCGCCATCTCGTGCCTGCCGCAGCAGTCGGCCGTGGTCCTCCAGGAGACCTTCGCCCCCCTGCTCCACGTCCTGGCCTACGACGACTGGGACGAGGCGGTGGCCCTGCACAACGCGGCGAGCCACGGGCTGTCCTCGTCGGTCTTCACGACCGACGTGCGGGAGGCCGAGCGCTTCGTGTCGGCCGCCGGCTCCGACTGCGGGATCGCCAACGTCAACATCGGTCCCTCGGGGGCCGAGATCGGCGGCGCCTTCGGCGGCGAGAAGGAGACGGGAGGCGGCCGCGAGGCGGGCTCGGACTCCTGGAAGGCGTACATGCGTCGCCAGACCACCACGGTCAACTATTCGGACGACCTCCCGCTGGCCCAGGGCGTCGAGTTCCTCTGATCGCCGTCCGAACGGTTCTCTGGACGTCGGGCGCCGGTATGCGGCGATCTCCGTCCACGGAACGGTCAGGTCGGGGGTAGGAGGACGTTGGGGTTGAGGATGCCGTCGGGGTCGAAGGCGTTCTTCACGGCGCGGAAGGCGGCGATCTCGGCGGCGCTGCGGCCGAGGGAGAGCCACGCCCGCTTGGCGGTGCCGATCCCGTGCTCGGCGCTGATGCTGCCGCCGAGGCGGGCGACGTGGCGGAGCACGGCGTCGTCCAC is part of the Acidimicrobiales bacterium genome and harbors:
- a CDS encoding CBS domain-containing protein produces the protein MNVVGILEAKGGSVETIRPDAPVGLAIHRLSDKRIGALVVSPDGRRVDGVLAERDVVRALAHHGPRLIEMPVAKVMSPAVTCRPDSSIRDAMATMTRTRHRHLPVVDGEHLVGLVSIGDLLKHRLEEMELEASVLRNAYIAGR
- a CDS encoding universal stress protein, with protein sequence MSDSLGYLMFLAATWFAVGVALSVAMGRRGHNSFGWFVLGSVLGPLAVVLALDARRHGEDFEHGPVHVGEPGTAGSGPVDVLVGYDASSASSASPASSASSASSASSASSASVAALDAAVALLGDRIGRLTVATVVPYGGARDQETDATDRLRRLARRNPQRAPELEILHGHPSTALARCAVENGYQLVAVGRRGAGITKAILGSAASELARDSMVPVLLVGGHPVDVPDAADFAVAAS
- a CDS encoding pyridoxamine 5'-phosphate oxidase family protein, which codes for MPVADLDRPPWIEYLGPAECWKLLSLHPVGRVGVIVDSVPEIYPVNHVVDRQSVVFRTDAGNKLRGLALTPAVCFEADGINLDDCTGWSVLVKGRAVEVTAPEERSQVAALPLRSWASDAKPHWVRIVAREITGRRIHRHGG
- a CDS encoding DUF1338 family protein: MDGSALHALVAASIGDDRATGLLRGMVLHPVLLVPPEEDGAVPRVVVAQALAVLLMDDLLHAVPTGAAYVHDKLAAHDKVFLDHGAVRTVRGVACGDLPEGQESVTRALAALGYAHRDTYELNALRMTGRSWCHLDLPEDVPQYFVSELHADRFSAPFQEAAARVLATSHDPLTDDDAADLAALATDGSLGLDRARALLPFLLACFRRQHRAPAVADYELLLGESAEMAWIATEGTVFNHATDRVPDVVALADAERRAGRPVKDDVEVSRSGRILQTAHRAAIVERELRGDDGAPVVRHVPGSFFEFITRLPLPDGSGVDLAFDAANAQHIFAMTRRAES
- a CDS encoding saccharopine dehydrogenase C-terminal domain-containing protein, producing MGTVLDRVVVIGLGIVGELLARLLHGAGHGVTGADQSPRPGMPFPVTALDVDDPVAVRTALAGADAVVAALPYRLNLPVARAAADVGAHYFDLSEDTTSASRVAELADGAGTAFAPSCGLAPGLIAIVGASLARGLDRAHSLEMKVGALPRHPSGLLGYAFNWSPEGVVNEYLNDCEVIRDGAVRLVPAMSDLETVWIGGTQLEAFATSGGLGTMCRTFEGRVDHMDYKTLRYPGHCQLMRFFFDELHLRKDRALAGRILVDAKPPVDDDVVYLYVAAEGTRDGRFVREQFVRSFEPLTIDGRRWRAISWTTAASACAVVELVAAGKLPAAGLIRQEDVDYGDFLATSTGRLFDASAMAA
- a CDS encoding aldehyde dehydrogenase family protein — translated: MAVGARSAGPPAAPPPTDELVEAARAAFGQLGVPWPDGRGAGAVVAVVARTPVTGGALARLPAATPDDVDTAVQRAAEVSAEWRAVPAPRRGEVVRLLGEQLRRHHGPLAELVTLEAGKIRSEARGEVQEMIDMCDFAVGLSRQLYGLTMPSERPGHRMAEVWHPLGVCGVITSFNFPVAVWAWNAAIALVCGDPVVWKPSEKTALTALACAALVDRAAVAAGAPEGLCQVLLGGPEVGERLASSPSVPLVSATGSTRMGRAVAPRVAARFGRCLLELSGNNGAVVAPSADLDLAVRAVAFAAAGTAGQRCTTLRRLIVHRSRHDELVERLIAAYRTLPVGSPLDEATLVGPLVDGAAYAAMVSALARVAEEGGTVVSGGERELEDEAPEAFYVRPAISCLPQQSAVVLQETFAPLLHVLAYDDWDEAVALHNAASHGLSSSVFTTDVREAERFVSAAGSDCGIANVNIGPSGAEIGGAFGGEKETGGGREAGSDSWKAYMRRQTTTVNYSDDLPLAQGVEFL